From a region of the Mycobacterium sp. SMC-8 genome:
- a CDS encoding ABC transporter ATP-binding protein, whose protein sequence is MSEIPDTLLEVRDVRKSFRVPHAGKNKLCALDGVTLDLRRGETLGLVGESGCGKSTLARTLLMLERPDEGSVRFDGVDPFSLKGADLLTFRRRVQMVFQDPYASLNSRMSAAEIIAEPWLSHKGIIKNRQDRDMRVRGLLDLVGLGAKAADKYPQEFSGGQRQRIGIARALALNPDVIICDEPVSALDLSVQAQVLNLLNDLQEQLQISYIFISHDLSVVRHVADRVAVMYLGRIIENGPTEAVFERSNHPYTAALMSAAPTLDGTRRRQRILLQGEVPSPINPPSGCRFRTRCWKATDVCATATPAAAVDTGVPGHSALCHHPLPLEGSARETVPA, encoded by the coding sequence ATGTCTGAGATTCCCGACACCTTGCTCGAGGTCCGCGACGTCCGCAAGAGCTTCCGCGTGCCGCACGCCGGTAAGAACAAGCTGTGCGCGCTCGACGGCGTCACCTTGGACCTGCGGCGCGGCGAGACACTCGGGCTGGTCGGCGAGTCCGGTTGCGGAAAGTCCACGCTGGCGCGCACTTTGCTGATGCTTGAGCGTCCTGATGAGGGCAGCGTGCGGTTCGACGGGGTCGACCCGTTCAGCCTCAAGGGCGCCGACCTGCTCACGTTCCGCCGCCGCGTGCAGATGGTGTTCCAGGATCCCTACGCGTCGCTGAACTCCCGGATGTCGGCCGCCGAGATCATCGCCGAGCCGTGGCTCAGCCACAAGGGCATCATCAAGAATCGCCAGGACCGCGACATGCGGGTCCGGGGTCTGCTCGATCTGGTCGGCCTGGGCGCCAAGGCGGCGGACAAGTACCCGCAGGAGTTCTCCGGAGGCCAGCGTCAGCGCATCGGCATCGCCCGCGCCCTGGCCCTGAACCCAGACGTGATCATCTGCGACGAGCCGGTTTCCGCGCTCGACCTGTCGGTGCAGGCGCAGGTGCTCAACCTGCTCAACGACCTGCAGGAGCAGCTGCAGATCTCCTACATCTTCATCTCGCACGACCTGTCGGTGGTGCGCCATGTCGCCGACCGGGTCGCGGTGATGTACCTGGGCCGGATCATCGAGAACGGGCCCACCGAGGCGGTCTTCGAGCGGTCCAACCATCCCTACACCGCCGCACTGATGTCGGCGGCGCCGACGCTGGACGGCACCCGGCGCAGACAGCGGATCCTGCTCCAGGGCGAGGTGCCTTCCCCGATCAACCCGCCGTCGGGTTGCCGGTTCCGGACTCGCTGCTGGAAGGCCACCGACGTGTGCGCGACGGCGACGCCCGCCGCCGCTGTGGACACCGGTGTCCCCGGCCACAGCGCGCTGTGCCACCACCCGCTGCCGCTGGAAGGGAGTGCCCGTGAAACCGTACCGGCATGA
- a CDS encoding ABC transporter ATP-binding protein: MTALVDRDVPADSVDATPVLDVEGLTVEVRTITGTLRAVDGVSFQARRGETLALLGESGCGKSMTATALVGLLEPVADIVSGTARLADVDLLSAGRKKRREMAGTELAIVFQDALTALNPLYTVGTQLAEPFRIHHGLGAKEAKGKAVELMARVGIPQPETRLNSYPHQFSGGMRQRLLIAMAVALNPSVLIADEPTTALDVTVQAQIMALLRDLRTEYRMAVVLITHDLALVAEEADRVAIMYAGNIIETGTVAEVFADPKHPYTKGLLNSVPVDARRGDALKSIGGTPPDLHSIPEGCVYQARCPLSADVCRTTRPALTGVGADRKAACHFPEEVCNV, translated from the coding sequence ATGACCGCACTCGTTGATCGCGACGTTCCCGCGGACTCCGTGGACGCCACACCCGTGCTCGACGTCGAGGGCCTGACCGTCGAGGTGCGCACCATCACCGGAACGCTGCGCGCCGTCGACGGCGTCTCCTTTCAGGCCCGCCGCGGTGAAACCCTGGCGCTGCTGGGGGAATCCGGCTGCGGCAAGTCCATGACGGCCACCGCGCTGGTCGGGCTGCTCGAGCCCGTCGCCGACATCGTCAGTGGCACAGCCAGGCTCGCGGACGTCGACCTGCTCAGCGCCGGCCGCAAGAAGCGCCGCGAGATGGCCGGCACCGAGCTGGCGATCGTGTTCCAGGACGCGCTCACCGCGCTCAACCCGCTCTATACCGTGGGAACCCAACTGGCCGAGCCGTTCCGGATTCACCACGGCCTCGGCGCCAAGGAAGCCAAAGGCAAGGCCGTCGAACTGATGGCGCGCGTCGGGATCCCCCAACCCGAAACCCGGCTCAACTCCTACCCGCATCAGTTCTCCGGCGGCATGCGGCAGCGCCTGCTCATCGCGATGGCGGTGGCGCTGAACCCGAGCGTGCTGATCGCCGACGAACCCACCACCGCACTCGACGTGACGGTGCAGGCGCAGATCATGGCGCTGCTGCGGGATCTGCGCACCGAGTACCGCATGGCCGTCGTGCTGATCACCCACGACCTCGCGCTGGTCGCCGAGGAAGCCGACCGCGTGGCGATCATGTACGCCGGCAACATCATCGAGACCGGCACCGTGGCCGAGGTTTTCGCCGACCCCAAGCATCCCTACACCAAGGGCCTGCTGAACTCCGTGCCCGTCGACGCCCGTCGCGGTGACGCGCTCAAATCCATCGGAGGCACCCCGCCGGACCTGCACTCCATCCCTGAGGGTTGCGTCTACCAGGCCCGCTGCCCGCTGTCCGCCGACGTGTGCCGCACCACCCGCCCGGCGCTGACGGGCGTGGGTGCAGATCGCAAAGCCGCCTGTCACTTCCCGGAAGAGGTCTGCAATGTCTGA